One genomic region from Nostoc sphaeroides encodes:
- a CDS encoding citrate synthase, protein MMVCEYKPGLEGIPAAQSSISYVDGQKGILEYRGIRIEELAEKSTFLETAYLLIWGELPSKEELETFEHEVRYHRRIKYRIRDMMKCFPESGHPMDALQASAAALGLFYSLRDLHNPAYIRDSVVRLIATIPTMVAAFQLMRKGNDPVRPRDDLDYSANFLYMLDEKEPDPLMARVFDICLILQVEHTMNASTFSARVTASTLTDPYAVVASAVGTLGGPLHGGANEEVIQMLEKIGSVENVRPYIDHCLQTKSKIMGFGHRVYKVKDPRAIILQGLAEQLFEKFGHDKFYDIALEMERVVEEKLGSKGIYPNIDFYSGLVYRKMGIPTDLFTPIFAIARVAGWLAHWKEQLAENRIFRPTQVYNGLHEVTYTPIDKR, encoded by the coding sequence ATGATGGTGTGCGAATACAAGCCTGGTTTAGAAGGCATTCCCGCCGCTCAATCAAGTATCAGCTATGTTGATGGGCAAAAGGGAATATTAGAATATCGTGGCATTCGGATTGAGGAACTAGCAGAAAAAAGTACATTCCTAGAAACTGCTTATCTCTTAATCTGGGGCGAACTGCCAAGCAAAGAAGAACTGGAAACATTTGAGCATGAAGTTCGTTACCATCGGCGGATAAAATACCGCATTCGGGACATGATGAAATGCTTTCCTGAAAGCGGTCACCCAATGGATGCGCTGCAAGCCTCTGCTGCTGCTTTAGGCTTGTTTTATTCGCTCCGTGATTTACATAATCCTGCCTACATTCGGGATTCAGTGGTGCGCCTGATAGCAACCATTCCCACGATGGTAGCTGCTTTCCAACTGATGCGAAAAGGCAATGACCCGGTACGTCCCCGTGATGACTTAGACTACTCCGCCAACTTTCTATACATGCTTGACGAGAAAGAACCCGATCCTTTGATGGCGCGAGTTTTTGATATCTGCTTGATACTTCAAGTTGAGCATACAATGAATGCTTCCACTTTCAGTGCCAGGGTGACAGCTTCCACCTTAACTGATCCTTACGCTGTGGTTGCTAGTGCTGTGGGAACTTTGGGTGGGCCCCTGCATGGTGGAGCCAATGAAGAAGTAATTCAGATGTTGGAAAAAATTGGCTCTGTAGAAAATGTCCGTCCCTACATAGACCATTGTCTGCAAACTAAATCTAAGATTATGGGCTTTGGACATCGTGTGTATAAAGTCAAAGACCCACGAGCCATAATCTTACAAGGGCTAGCAGAGCAGCTGTTTGAGAAGTTTGGGCATGACAAGTTCTATGATATTGCCCTAGAAATGGAACGCGTGGTAGAGGAAAAACTCGGTAGCAAAGGGATTTATCCCAACATTGACTTTTACTCCGGTTTGGTGTATAGAAAGATGGGGATTCCCACAGACTTGTTTACGCCAATATTTGCGATCGCTCGCGTTGCCGGTTGGCTAGCCCACTGGAAAGAACAACTAGCAGAAAACCGGATTTTCCGTCCCACCCAGGTTTACAACGGTCTGCACGAAGTTACTTATACCCCAATTGACAAACGGTAA
- the sixA gene encoding phosphohistidine phosphatase SixA: MELYLIRHGIAEDKDLGIKDEERSLTKEGSQKTEKVAQKLVKLGLNFDLILTSPLVRARQTADILIAEKLSSQLEESSHLAHDGEISSWLKDWLEPRNYSQNTQLALVGHEPDLTNWAEILISGEVKESLVLKKAGMIGIKLPETGSPLGRSQMFWLTSPKYLL, translated from the coding sequence ATGGAACTATATTTAATTCGTCATGGCATCGCCGAAGATAAAGATTTAGGCATCAAAGATGAGGAGCGCAGCCTTACCAAAGAAGGAAGCCAAAAAACTGAGAAAGTTGCCCAAAAGCTTGTTAAATTAGGTTTAAACTTTGATTTAATTCTCACCAGCCCCTTAGTGCGGGCCCGCCAAACGGCTGATATCCTCATAGCAGAAAAACTAAGCTCCCAATTAGAGGAATCTAGCCACCTCGCCCACGATGGTGAAATTTCTAGTTGGCTAAAAGACTGGTTAGAACCAAGAAATTATTCCCAAAATACCCAACTGGCGCTGGTTGGACACGAACCTGATTTGACCAATTGGGCAGAAATTCTCATATCGGGGGAAGTCAAAGAAAGCTTAGTCTTGAAAAAAGCAGGTATGATTGGGATAAAACTACCAGAAACAGGTTCTCCTCTGGGTCGGAGTCAGATGTTTTGGTTGACATCACCCAAGTACCTGCTATAA
- a CDS encoding type II toxin-antitoxin system VapC family toxin, which produces MSGQIHMTNSTIVDTDILIDAGSGVIEAVKCLQNLKASSGFAISIITQMELMVGCRNKAELQTLLNFLKQFYIIKIDQAVSDTAVDLLRSYRLSHNLAIADSLIAATAIVWNYPFITKNQRDYRFIQGLNLLPYL; this is translated from the coding sequence ATGAGTGGTCAAATTCACATGACTAACTCAACGATCGTTGATACTGATATTCTAATTGATGCAGGTAGCGGTGTTATCGAAGCAGTAAAGTGTTTGCAAAATCTGAAAGCGAGTTCTGGCTTTGCAATTAGCATAATCACACAAATGGAACTAATGGTTGGTTGTCGTAACAAAGCAGAGCTACAAACACTCTTAAATTTCCTCAAGCAGTTTTACATCATTAAGATTGACCAGGCTGTATCTGATACAGCAGTTGATTTATTGCGGTCTTATCGGCTCAGTCATAATTTGGCCATTGCTGATAGTCTCATTGCAGCTACAGCAATAGTGTGGAATTACCCGTTTATCACAAAAAACCAACGGGATTACAGATTTATTCAAGGTTTAAACCTGTTGCCATATCTGTAA
- a CDS encoding DUF29 domain-containing protein — MKSIKLQILQTLYEQDFYAWVEQTAELLQSHQWDTLDLEHLIEEVVDLGKSQQRALQSALRLVLSHLLKWKYQPERRSHSWRLTITRERLNIDELLQESPSLRRFLNDAEWINTTYQRARREAMVETSLSEDNFAIACPFSVDEILDLDFYPNAEE, encoded by the coding sequence ATGAAGTCTATAAAACTCCAAATTTTACAAACTCTGTATGAGCAAGATTTTTATGCTTGGGTAGAGCAGACAGCAGAGCTTTTGCAATCGCATCAGTGGGACACGCTAGATTTAGAACACTTAATTGAGGAAGTGGTGGACTTGGGAAAGAGTCAACAGCGAGCGTTGCAAAGTGCATTGCGGTTAGTCTTATCGCATTTGTTGAAGTGGAAGTATCAACCAGAACGTCGTAGTCACAGTTGGCGATTGACCATTACCCGTGAGCGACTGAATATAGATGAATTGCTGCAAGAAAGTCCTAGCTTGCGGCGTTTTTTAAATGATGCCGAGTGGATTAATACTACTTATCAAAGAGCGCGGCGAGAGGCAATGGTGGAAACAAGTTTATCAGAAGATAACTTTGCGATCGCCTGTCCGTTTTCTGTTGATGAAATTTTAGACTTAGACTTTTATCCTAACGCTGAGGAATAA
- a CDS encoding DHH family phosphoesterase has product MYLNSPVTQFESLSSTTEPNPEEPEIEKAPVEVSFKTPSLPPSVGDGAIYLSHRGNSLAQQKSEELQRTLLAHRHDRQLVILQDFPDPDALSCAWAYQLIAQQYDIKCEIIYAGALSHQENIALVRLTNLPIQRWTPQTLKTKDLSCYQGFVLIDNQGTTSQLLSGVQQAGIPLVVLIDHHSIQGDLQSEFEDIRPYVRATATIFTQYLQTGLLALDSSINQHVKCATALMHGLRSDTNRLMQAQEEDFMAAAYLSRFYDAQLLNAILQANRSKRVMDVIERSLKNRIVQNNFSIAGVGYLRYEDRDAIPQAADFLVTEENVHTAVVYGIVHDEDDELEIVIGSLRTSKLTLDPDEFIKEAFGQDSAGRFFGGGRTSAGGFEIPMGFLSGSNENSAYAKMKWEVFDAQIKQKLLRLVNPRDNPIQSE; this is encoded by the coding sequence ATGTACTTGAATTCTCCCGTTACTCAGTTTGAGAGTTTGTCATCGACCACAGAGCCAAACCCAGAGGAACCTGAAATAGAGAAAGCGCCAGTAGAAGTTTCATTTAAAACTCCGTCATTACCGCCATCGGTAGGTGACGGGGCTATATATCTCAGTCACCGTGGTAATTCCCTGGCACAACAAAAGTCAGAAGAACTGCAAAGAACCCTTCTGGCACACCGACACGATCGCCAGCTCGTAATTCTGCAAGATTTTCCTGATCCTGATGCCCTCTCCTGTGCCTGGGCTTATCAGTTAATTGCCCAGCAATATGATATCAAATGTGAAATCATTTATGCTGGCGCATTAAGCCATCAAGAAAATATTGCCTTGGTGAGGTTGACTAATTTACCTATCCAACGCTGGACGCCGCAAACCTTGAAAACCAAGGATTTGTCATGTTATCAAGGTTTTGTATTAATTGATAACCAGGGAACCACTTCACAACTACTATCAGGCGTGCAGCAGGCTGGAATTCCCCTAGTAGTCCTCATCGACCATCACAGTATCCAAGGCGATCTGCAATCAGAGTTTGAGGATATTCGTCCTTATGTAAGAGCGACAGCAACAATTTTTACTCAATACCTGCAAACGGGATTACTGGCATTAGATAGCAGCATAAATCAACACGTTAAATGTGCAACTGCCTTGATGCACGGCTTGCGATCGGATACAAATCGGTTAATGCAAGCGCAAGAAGAAGACTTTATGGCAGCTGCGTATTTAAGCCGATTTTATGACGCTCAACTGCTAAACGCCATTTTACAGGCGAATCGTTCCAAGCGGGTAATGGATGTGATCGAGCGATCGCTAAAAAATCGCATCGTCCAAAATAACTTTTCCATCGCTGGAGTTGGTTACTTACGCTACGAAGACCGTGACGCCATCCCCCAAGCGGCTGATTTTCTCGTCACCGAAGAAAACGTCCACACCGCCGTAGTTTATGGCATTGTTCACGATGAAGACGATGAACTGGAAATAGTCATTGGTTCCCTGAGAACCAGCAAACTTACTCTTGACCCCGATGAATTCATTAAAGAAGCCTTTGGACAAGATAGTGCAGGGCGCTTTTTCGGCGGTGGAAGAACAAGCGCAGGCGGCTTTGAAATTCCAATGGGCTTCTTATCTGGCAGCAACGAAAATTCCGCCTATGCGAAAATGAAATGGGAAGTATTCGACGCTCAAATTAAGCAAAAACTGCTGAGGTTAGTTAATCCCAGAGATAACCCGATTCAATCCGAGTAG
- a CDS encoding HNH endonuclease — MGKVLVLNASYEPLNITSWRRAVVLLIKGKAEHVEHNGKFLYSDFPLPTVIRLRHYVRVPYKEIPLTRRNILHRDGHACQYCGYTGDELTLDHVIPRSRGGGDTWENIVTACVRCNVKKGSRTPHEAHMPLRHPPRQPYSSLYFEVSKHLKSGLHTEWQKYVIGL; from the coding sequence ATGGGGAAGGTTTTAGTCTTAAACGCATCTTACGAACCTCTCAATATAACGAGTTGGCGTCGTGCTGTGGTTCTGTTAATTAAGGGCAAAGCAGAACATGTAGAACACAACGGCAAATTCCTGTACTCGGATTTTCCGTTACCGACCGTGATCAGGTTGCGTCATTACGTGCGTGTTCCTTATAAAGAAATTCCTCTGACTCGCCGAAATATCTTGCACCGTGACGGTCATGCCTGTCAATACTGTGGTTATACAGGGGATGAGTTGACCCTAGACCATGTAATACCGCGATCGCGCGGCGGGGGCGATACCTGGGAGAACATTGTGACCGCTTGTGTGCGTTGCAATGTTAAAAAAGGTAGTCGCACTCCCCATGAAGCTCACATGCCTTTACGTCATCCCCCCCGCCAACCTTATAGCAGCCTCTATTTCGAGGTCAGCAAACATCTTAAGAGTGGACTGCATACAGAGTGGCAAAAGTATGTTATAGGTCTTTGA
- the alr gene encoding alanine racemase: protein MLSRKQIPGVVPNQQCDTYAWFSQRAWVEIDLGALSYNVKQLVQFLSPHTELMAVVKADAYGHGAVTVAETAIESGASWLGVATVPEAIQLREGGIQAPILILGATHTPEQIHAIAHWKLQPTLCSPKQALVFSDTLESMNYGSPVPVHIKLDTGMSRLGTNWQQAGEFVQLVQRLPHLSIASIYSHLATADDPDTTAMEEQHRRFEEAIAQIKAMGIEPPCLHLANSAAALTNPALHYDIVRVGLAVYGLYPATHLQNAIDLKPVLQLKTRVTQVKTIAAGTAVSYGHKFIAPRELCLAVVGIGYADGVPRNLSNKMQVLIRGQRVSQIGTITMDQLMLDVSAIPNIQEGEVVTLLGEQGKEKISADDWAEQLNTISWEILCGFKHRLPRVAVM from the coding sequence ATGTTAAGTCGCAAACAAATCCCTGGTGTAGTTCCCAATCAGCAGTGCGACACATACGCGTGGTTTTCGCAACGAGCCTGGGTAGAAATTGACTTAGGGGCATTGTCGTACAATGTAAAGCAATTAGTACAGTTTTTATCGCCGCATACTGAGTTGATGGCAGTAGTAAAAGCTGATGCTTATGGGCATGGAGCGGTAACAGTCGCCGAAACTGCCATCGAATCGGGAGCGAGTTGGCTGGGAGTCGCTACAGTTCCAGAAGCTATTCAATTGCGAGAAGGCGGAATTCAAGCGCCCATTTTGATTTTAGGGGCAACTCATACACCAGAGCAGATTCACGCGATCGCACATTGGAAACTTCAGCCCACACTCTGTAGCCCTAAACAAGCTTTGGTATTTTCTGACACTTTAGAATCTATGAATTATGGTTCCCCAGTGCCCGTACACATTAAATTAGACACGGGAATGTCTAGATTGGGAACTAATTGGCAGCAAGCTGGTGAATTTGTGCAATTAGTGCAGCGCTTACCACATCTATCTATTGCCAGTATTTATTCTCATTTGGCAACAGCAGATGATCCTGATACTACGGCAATGGAAGAACAGCATAGACGATTTGAGGAAGCGATCGCTCAAATCAAAGCAATGGGAATTGAGCCACCCTGCTTGCACTTGGCAAACTCAGCCGCCGCACTGACAAATCCGGCATTGCATTACGACATTGTGCGAGTAGGTTTAGCAGTTTACGGACTCTACCCAGCAACCCATTTACAAAATGCGATCGATCTCAAGCCTGTTTTGCAACTTAAGACAAGAGTCACCCAAGTTAAAACAATTGCCGCAGGAACAGCTGTTAGTTACGGGCATAAATTTATTGCCCCGCGTGAACTTTGCCTTGCCGTCGTAGGAATTGGCTACGCTGACGGTGTGCCTCGCAATCTTTCCAACAAAATGCAGGTGTTAATTCGCGGTCAGCGAGTTTCGCAAATTGGGACAATTACAATGGATCAGTTGATGCTGGATGTGAGTGCTATACCTAATATCCAAGAAGGGGAAGTAGTCACCTTGCTAGGGGAACAGGGAAAAGAAAAGATTTCAGCAGACGATTGGGCAGAACAACTAAACACTATTTCTTGGGAAATTCTTTGTGGCTTTAAGCATCGTCTCCCTCGTGTTGCGGTCATGTAA